Proteins encoded together in one Bombus affinis isolate iyBomAffi1 chromosome 2, iyBomAffi1.2, whole genome shotgun sequence window:
- the LOC126924687 gene encoding probable glutamate--tRNA ligase, mitochondrial isoform X1: MYKAFNWIPPLYGHLPLILNFDGSKLSKRQNDISIESFRKEGIFPLAVLNYVTHAGGGFDNKGGALYIDSYEELIKQFNISKIKVSSNKLSPPKLLEFNRIEISKLLANEKNNAFLIERIKTLVIEAFPNRQTDRNLQLDDNHIISVLKWAQHRISKLSDLVSPKLAFLWHIPTTSLDDTMLGCKLDALKIISMKLIEIEIQNFNKECINRYLREFANEHEISYPTLMKALRFVLSGLKEGPPVSEMMEILGKDSTVLRIKRYIS, translated from the exons AGCTTTTAATTGGATTCCACCTTTATATGGACATTTACCCttgatattaaactttgatggatcAAAATTATCGAAAAGGCAAAACGATATAAGCATAGAATCCTTTAGAAAAGAGGGAATTTTTCCATTAGCAGTTTTAAACTATGTTACACATGCTGGTGGTGGTTTTGATAATAAAGGAGGTGCTCTTTACATTGATAGTTATgaagaattaattaaacaa ttcaatatttctaaaataaaagtAAGTTCTAATAAACTTTCACCTCCAAAACTATTAGAATTCAATAGGatagaaatatcaaaattattagcaaatgaaaaaaataatgcaTTTTTAATTGAAAGAATAAAAACGTTAGTCATAGAAGCATTCCCAAATAG ACAAACTGATAGAAATTTACAATTAGACGACAATCATATTATTTCTGTATTAAAATGGGCACAGCATAGAATATCAAAATTAAGTGATCTAGTATCTCCAAAGTTGGCCTTTTTATGGCATATACCAACCACATCACTTGATGACACTATGTTAGGATGTAAATTAG ATGCGCTTAAAATAATAAGTATGAAAttgattgaaattgaaattcaaaattttaataaagaatGCATAAATAGATACCTAAGAGAATTTGCTAATGAACATGAAATTTCATATCCAACATTGATGAAAGCTTTACGTTTTGTACTTAGTGGTTTAAAG GAGGGTCCACCAGTTTCTGAAATGATGGAAATTTTGGGGAAAGATTCTACAGTGTTaagaataaaacgttatatttcctaa